From one Coffea eugenioides isolate CCC68of chromosome 11, Ceug_1.0, whole genome shotgun sequence genomic stretch:
- the LOC113752644 gene encoding transcription factor MYB16-like, with protein sequence MGRSPCCDKVGLKKGTWTAEEDQKLLTYIERHGHGSWRALPSKAGLQRCGKSCRLRWTNYLRPDIKRGKFSLQEEQTIIQLHALLGNRWSAIAAHLPKRTDNEIKNYWNTHLKKRLTKMGIDPATHKPKTNAFGCSQQKDAANLSHMAQWESARLEAEARLVRESKLLSSIPYPTKPSFQPPCLDILKVWQATWTTTKNVTSTNGFFTSNGNLQSPNSTLNFSDNMFPVPRTNAGFGANVAIPVMEYVENSKQQVGSGTMTKQTVPNSWKPLGKLNQHDHQVEVGERMDMEVMDNAIQLDDNDNIEYPNPDDAGYIAENSLRHQSFMEGFASILSDDGNNSTSPNGPCYNLDNSSCGGDLEDNGKYWNNILDNVVTFTSGSPIF encoded by the exons ATGGGAAGATCACCATGCTGCGACAAAGTTGGGTTGAAGAAAGGAACGTGGACAGCCGAGGAAGACCAAAAGCTCTTGACTTACATCGAACGACATGGCCATGGAAGTTGGCGAGCCCTCCCATCAAAAGCTG GGCTTCAAAGATGTGGCAAGAGCTGTAGACTTAGGTGGACAAATTATCTGAGGCCTGATATCAAGAGAGGAAAATTCAGTTTGCAAGAAGAACAGACCATTATCCAACTCCATGCACTTCTTGGAAACCG ATGGTCAGCCATAGCAGCTCATCTGCCGAAGCGAACAGACAACGAGATAAAGAACTACTGGAACACACATCTGAAGAAGAGACTAACCAAGATGGGCATCGATCCAGCAACTCATAAGCCAAAAACCAACGCCTTTGGCTGCAGCCAACAAAAGGATGCCGCGAACCTTAGTCACATGGCTCAATGGGAAAGTGCTCGTCTTGAAGCCGAAGCTAGACTTGTTCGCGAATCAAAACTCTTGTCCTCCATTCCTTATCCAACTAAACCCTCGTTCCAACCACCATGCCTTGATATACTAAAAGTATGGCAAGCAACATGGACGACAACAAAGAACGTTACTAGTACTAATGGTTTTTTCACCTCTAACGGAAACCTTCAATCTCCAAACTCTACCTTAAACTTCTCGGACAACATGTTCCCTGTTCCTCGTACCAATGCTGGTTTTGGTGCAAATGTAGCTATTCCAGTCATGGAGTATGTCGAAAACTCGAAGCAACAGGTAGGTTCTGGGACAATGACAAAACAAACTGTCCCAAATAGCTGGAAGCCTCTAGGGAAACTAAATCAACACGATCACCAGGTGGAGGTTGGGGAAAGAATGGACATGGAGGTGATGGATAACGCAATACAGCTTGACGATAATGACAATATTGAATACCCTAACCCTGATGATGCTGGATACATTGCAGAAAACTCTTTAAGGCATCAGAGTTTCATGGAAGGCTTTGCCAGCATTCTATCGGATGATGGCAATAACTCCACCAGCCCTAATGGACCCTGTTACAATCTTGACAATAGCAGCTGTGGTGGTGATCTTGAAGACAACGGAAAATATTGGAATAATATCCTCGACAATGTGGTTACTTTCACGTCTGGTTCACCAATTTTCTAA
- the LOC113753734 gene encoding uncharacterized protein LOC113753734: MIEVEYESPEIDEEEAKMQQLRSKATELLLREEWKEAIEAYSNLILLCQNHLLKLHQEKLQKSLCLAYSNRAEARFRLREYAAALKDCEEALKIESAHFKTLLCKGKILFNLNRYGVALDCFRAANLDPQASSNSETLNDYLDRCKKLEFFSRTGSFDLSDWILSGFRGKMPELAEYIGGVEIKKSEISGRGLFATKNIDSGTLLLVTKAIATERGIFSPEDSGENAQMLMWKNFIHKVIESARRCSITKILIRLLSTGENENDRVVPEIDLFRPEAEDSCISNHDLDVEQLSSILDVNSFVEGAISGKVLGENSRYYGVGLWLLASFINHSCEPNVRRLHIGDHLLIHASRDIKAGEELTFAYFDVFQPLRNRKDMVEIWGFSCSCRRCKFEEGLCHKEEMGEVAMVLGKGLDMGAFVYKLEEGMKRWLVRGKGKGYLRASFWEAYAEAFGSERSVRRWGRRIPPIETLVDSVVDAVGSDERVVKLLMKGLKRSGKVGGGVMEMERAMKLGRGIYGKVMKRQALRTLLQLGTS; this comes from the coding sequence ATGATAGAGGTAGAATACGAATCACCAGAAATCGATGAAGAGGAGGCCAAGATGCAGCAATTGAGATCCAAAGCCACAGAGCTACTCCTAAGAGAAGAATGGAAGGAGGCCATAGAGGCCTACTCTAACCTTATTTTGCTCTGTCAAAACCATCTGTTAAAACTTCATCAAGAAAAGCTGCAAAAATCCCTGTGTTTAGCCTACTCAAATCGAGCCGAAGCCCGGTTTCGCCTGAGAGAATACGCAGCAGCTCTAAAAGATTGTGAGGAAGCTCTGAAAATTGAAAGTGCCCATTTCAAGACTCTTCTTTGCAAAGGCAAGATTCTGTTCAATCTCAATAGATATGGGGTTGCGTTGGATTGCTTCAGAGCAGCAAATCTTGATCCTCAGGCAAGTTCCAATTCTGAAACTCTTAATGATTACTTAGATAGATGCAAGAAACTGGAGTTTTTTTCAAGAACTGGATCTTTTGATCTTTCTGATTGGATTCTCAGTGGATTTCGCGGAAAAATGCCAGAACTGGCCGAGTACATTGGTGGCGTTGAGATCAAGAAGTCTGAGATTAGTGGGCGTGGCTTATTTGCTACAAAGAATATTGATAGTGGCACATTGCTGCTGGTAACCAAAGCAATTGCTACTGAGAGAGGCATTTTTTCCCCTGAAGATTCGGGTGAAAATGCACAAATGCTTATGTGGAAGAATTTCATTCATAAGGTGATTGAATCAGCTAGAAGATGCAGCATAACCAAAATCTTGATTCGCTTGCTGTCTACaggtgaaaatgaaaatgataggGTGGTTCCTGAGATAGATTTGTTTAGACCTGAAGCAGAGGACAGTTGCATTTCCAATCATGACCTTGATGTGGAGCAGTTGTCAAGCATATTGGATGTTAACTCCTTTGTGGAAGGTGCAATTTCTGGGAAAGTTTTGGGTGAAAATAGTCGTTATTATGGGGTTGGGCTCTGGTTATTAGCTTCTTTCATCAATCACTCATGTGAGCCCAATGTGAGGCGTTTGCACATTGGTGATCACCTATTAATTCATGCTTCTAGGGATATCAAGGCAGGTGAAGAGCTCACGTTTGCCTATTTTGATGTGTTCCAGCCATTAAGGAACCGAAAAGATATGGTGGAAATTTGGGGGTTTAGTTGTAGCTGCAGGAGGTGCAAATTCGAGGAAGGTTTGTGTCATAAAGAAGAAATGGGAGAGGTTGCAATGGTTCTTGGGAAAGGACTAGATATGGGAGCTTTTGTTTACAAATTGGAAGAGGGTATGAAGAGATGGTTGGTGAGGGGGAAAGGAAAGGGCTACCTGAGAGCATCATTTTGGGAAGCCTATGCAGAAGCTTTTGGATCAGAGAGATCAGTGAGGAGATGGGGAAGAAGGATTCCACCAATTGAGACTCTGGTGGATAGCGTTGTAGATGCAGTTGGAAGTGATGAAAGAGTAGTGAAATTATTGATGAAAGGATTGAAGAGAAGTGGTAAAGTTGGTGGTGGAGTGATGGAAATGGAGAGAGCAATGAAGTTAGGAAGAGGGATTTATGGGAAAGTTATGAAAAGACAAGCATTGAGGACTCTGCTTCAGCTTGGCACTTCATGA
- the LOC113754102 gene encoding mitochondrial uncoupling protein 3, which produces MKSRGDGETTTSNSNSKKILLTSLSAMVAETSTFPIDLIKTRLQLHGERQSALSLTPKPTRATTNTFKIAYQILRNDGLFGLYNGLSPAILRHLFYTPIRIVGYEHLRAQIRPSDHPLSLSTKPILGGISGAIAQIVASPADLIKVRMQADTRMVNQGLRPRYLGPFDALYKIISQEGFGGLWKGVFPNVQRAFLVNMGELACYDHAKHFVIQNQIAEDNIYAHTLSAIMSGLSATALSCPADVVKTRMMYEATGVDGKAKYQNSFDCLVRTVKIEGFGALWKGFFPTWARLGPWQFVFWVSYEKLRQIAGLSSF; this is translated from the exons ATGAAGTCCCGAGGCGACGGCGAAACCACCACCAGCAACTCCAACTCAAAGAAGATTCTGCTGACGTCACTCTCAGCAATGGTGGCTGAAACCTCGACATTTCCGATCGACCTGATTAAAACCCGGCTCCAGCTCCACGGCGAGCGTCAGTCAGCCCTCTCGTTAACCCCTAAACCCACCAGGGCCACCACAAACACCTTCAAAATCGCCTACCAAATCCTCCGCAACGACGGCCTTTTCGGGCTCTACAATGGCTTGTCCCCGGCAATTTTAAGACATCTATTTTATACTCCTATCCGGATTGTGGGTTATGAGCATTTAAGGGCCCAAATTCGCCCTTCGGACCATCCACTTTCTCTATCGACAAAACCAATTCTTGGTGGCATTTCTGGAGCAATAGCTCAG ATAGTGGCCAGCCCGGCTGACCTCATTAAAGTGAGGATGCAAGCAGATACACGAATGGTGAATCAAGGTCTCAGGCCCAGGTACCTGGGGCCATTTGATGCTTTATACAAGATTATTTCTCAGGAAGGATTTGGAGGACTTTGGAAAGGCGTCTTCCCAAATGTGCAGAGAGCCTTCTTGGTGAACATGGGAGAATTAGCTTGTTATGATCATGCAAAACATTTTGTTATACAAAACCAGATCGCTGAAGATAATATTTATGCGCACACTTTATCTGCCATTATGTCTGGTCTTTCAGCAACAGCATTGAGCTGTCCTGCAGATGTAGTTAAAACAAGAATGATGTACGAGGCAACTGGTGTCGATGGGAAGGCAAAATATCAGAATTCATTTGATTGTCTCGTCAGAACTGTTAAAATTGAAGGATTTGGCGCACTGTGGAAGGGATTCTTTCCCACATGGGCAAGGCttggtccttggcaatttgTGTTCTGGGTTTCATATGAGAAACTCCGCCAGATCGCAGGGCTTTCCTCATTCTAA
- the LOC113754447 gene encoding anaphase-promoting complex subunit 2 isoform X2, translating into MLIHALHSESATKSECQIKSDAQNVPLISKYQLMVSSVLVTSLPRHFPEILHWYFKGRLEELSTIMEEDDENENEHKVQDDMDVDEKRQLVSRSGDMDVDGCHHQRGFSENNKLVKNIGMVVRNLRSLGLTSMVEDAYASAIYFLLKAKVQDLAGDDYRTSVLESIKGWIQAVPLQFLHALLAYLGDSTDYASHSSGLKSPLASRPSSCYFGSEEPSEGLVRWQLRLEYFAYETLQDLRIAKLFDIIVDYPDSAPAIEDLKQCLNYTGQHTKLVDSFISSLRYRLLTAGASTNDILHQYVSTIKALRTIDPAGVFLEAVSEPIREYLKGRKDTIKCIVTMLTDGTGGSNSASGSNGDSLLEELNRDEESHENTCTDDDINIDDKQAWINAQCWEPDPIEADPLKGSRNRRKVDILGMIVSIIGSKDQLVNEYRVMLAEKLLNKHDYEIDSEIRTLELLKIHFGESSMQRCEIMLNDLIDSKRTNTNIKATIKQQPQAEQEEHEESLDVLSATIISSNFWPPIQDETVNLPAPVDQLLSDYAKWFNQIKTPRKLLWKKNLGTVKLELQFGNREVPFTVTPLQASIIMQFQDHTSWSSKDLAAAVGVPVDVLNRRISFWISKGVLTESGGMDASSHVFTLVEAVSDNNKAGPSNGSFEELMVGDDDGERSVASVEDQLRKEMTVYEKFITGMLTNFGSMALDRIHNTLKMFCIADPPYDKSLQQLQSFLYGLVAEEKLEFRDGMYLLKK; encoded by the exons ATGTTGATTCACGCTTTACATTCTGAGTCAGCAACTAAGTCCGAGTGTCAAATTAAATCAGATGCCCAGAATGTCCCTCTTATCTCGAAGTATCAACTGATGGTGTCTTCTGTTCTAGTGACAAGTCTACCCAGGCACTTTCCTG AGATACTGCACTGGTACTTCAAGGGAAGATTGGAGGAGTTGAGTACAATTATGGAGGAAGACGATGAGAATGAAAATGAACATAAAGTTCAAGACGACATGGATGTTGATGAGAAAAGGCAACTTGTTTCTCGTAGTGGTGATATGGATGTTGATGGATGCCATCACCAGAGAGGGTTCTCAGAGAACAACAAGTTAGTAAAGAATATTGGGATGGTAGTTCGCAATCTTAGGAGTCTTGGCTTGACATCTATGGTTGAAGATGCATATGCTTCAGCAATATATTTCCTTTTGAAG GCTAAAGTACAAGATCTTGCTGGTGATGATTATCGGACTTCAGTTTTGGAGTCCATTAAAGGGTGGATACAG GCTGTCCCCCTCCAGTTCTTGCATGCACTTCTTGCATACCTTGGTGATTCCACTGATTATGCCAGCCATTCCTCTGGTCTGAAATCACCATTAGCATCACGGCCTTCTTCATGCTACTTTGGAAGTGAAGAACCTTCTGAGGGACTTGTTAGATGGCAGTTGCGGCTAGAGTATTTTGCTTATGAAACCTTGCAAGATCTAAGGATAGCCAAGCTGTTTGATATCATTGTGGATTATCCAGACAG TGCTCCTGCTATTGAAGACCTCAAGCAGTGTCTCAACTATACTGGGCAACATACAAAGCTAGTTGATTCATTTATTTCTTCACTACGATATCGGTTATTAACAGCTGGTGCCTCCACAAATGATATCTTACACCAATATGTTTCAACTATTAAAGCCCTTCGAACAATAGATCCAGCAGGTGTTTTTCTTGAGGCAGTTAGCGAGCCAATACGGGAATACCTCAAGGGTAGAAAGGACACCATCAAATGTATTGTTACAATGCTCACTGATGGGACTGGTGGAAGTAACAGTGCTTCCGGGAGCAATGGGGATAGCCTGCTTGAAGAACTAAATAGAGATGAAGAAAGCCATGAGAATACATGTACTGATGATGATATCAACATTGATGACAAGCAAGCTTGGATCAATGCTCAGTG TTGGGAACCTGATCCAATAGAGGCTGATCCATTAAAGGGAAGCAGAAATAGAAGGAAGGTTGACATACTTGGAATGATTGTTAGCATTATTGGTTCAAAGGATCAGCTGGTAAATGAATATCGTGTTATGCTGGCAGAAAAGCTTCTCAACAAACATGATTATGAAATTGACTCGGAGATTCGCACTTTGGAACTCTTGAAG ATTCATTTTGGTGAGAGTAGCATGCAACGGTGTGAAATCATGCTCAATGACCTGATTGATTCCAAAAGGACCAACACGAATATAAAAGCAACTATTAAACAGCAACCTCAAGCAG AGCAAGAGGAGCATGAAGAATCTTTGGATGTTCTCAGTGCTACAATCATATCGTCAAATTTCTGGCCACCTATCCAG GATGAAACAGTCAATTTACCTGCGCCAGTGGACCAGCTTTTAAGTGATTATGCTAAGTGGTTTAATCAAATTAAGACTCCTCGTAAACTACTCTGGAAGAAAAACCTTGGTACTGTAAAG TTGGAGTTGCAATTTGGAAACAGAGAAGTGCCATTCACTGTCACTCCTCTACAGGCTTCAATTATCATGCAATTTCAAGATCATACAAG TTGGAGCTCCAAGGATCTAGCTGCTGCTGTTGGGGTACCTGTTGATGTACTGAACAGGAGAATTAGTTTCTGGATCAGCAAG GGAGTTCTCACTGAATCAGGGGGCATGGATGCAAGTAGCCATGTCTTTACTCTGGTGGAGGCTGTTTCTGACAATAATAAAGCTGGTCCTAGCAATGGAAGCTTTGAGGAACTTATGGTGGGTGATGATGATGGGGAAAGATCAGTGGCCTCAGTCGAGGATCAGCTGCGAAAAGAAATGACTGTATACGAG AAATTTATCACGGGTATGCTTACCAATTTTGGCAGCATGGCACTGGACCGGATTCATAATACTCTCAAG ATGTTCTGCATAGCTGATCCTCCGTATGACAAATCGCTCCAACAGCTACAGAGCTTCTTATATGGTCTGGTTGCAGAAGAGAAGTTAGAATTTAGAGATGGAATGTATCTCctaaaaaaatga
- the LOC113754447 gene encoding anaphase-promoting complex subunit 2 isoform X1, whose amino-acid sequence MAVDSSSAACNLAVLDSLNEDSIHEMVESWNRFCLASEGLLIGAGNLSFGSEFVSQAQILVKYGLESLVQQHFLRSVEEIFEKNGATRFWSHFEPYSNVAALEINDDPIQRDEIQEVLCKALEEISSEKQYQEKCLWMLIHALHSESATKSECQIKSDAQNVPLISKYQLMVSSVLVTSLPRHFPEILHWYFKGRLEELSTIMEEDDENENEHKVQDDMDVDEKRQLVSRSGDMDVDGCHHQRGFSENNKLVKNIGMVVRNLRSLGLTSMVEDAYASAIYFLLKAKVQDLAGDDYRTSVLESIKGWIQAVPLQFLHALLAYLGDSTDYASHSSGLKSPLASRPSSCYFGSEEPSEGLVRWQLRLEYFAYETLQDLRIAKLFDIIVDYPDSAPAIEDLKQCLNYTGQHTKLVDSFISSLRYRLLTAGASTNDILHQYVSTIKALRTIDPAGVFLEAVSEPIREYLKGRKDTIKCIVTMLTDGTGGSNSASGSNGDSLLEELNRDEESHENTCTDDDINIDDKQAWINAQCWEPDPIEADPLKGSRNRRKVDILGMIVSIIGSKDQLVNEYRVMLAEKLLNKHDYEIDSEIRTLELLKIHFGESSMQRCEIMLNDLIDSKRTNTNIKATIKQQPQAEQEEHEESLDVLSATIISSNFWPPIQDETVNLPAPVDQLLSDYAKWFNQIKTPRKLLWKKNLGTVKLELQFGNREVPFTVTPLQASIIMQFQDHTSWSSKDLAAAVGVPVDVLNRRISFWISKGVLTESGGMDASSHVFTLVEAVSDNNKAGPSNGSFEELMVGDDDGERSVASVEDQLRKEMTVYEKFITGMLTNFGSMALDRIHNTLKMFCIADPPYDKSLQQLQSFLYGLVAEEKLEFRDGMYLLKK is encoded by the exons ATGGCGGTGGATTCGTCGTCGGCAGCATGCAATCTAGCGGTTTTAGATTCACTGAACGAGGACTCAATCCATGAAATGGTGGAGAGCTGGAACCGCTTTTGCTTAGCTTCCGAGGGTCTTCTTATTGGTGCCGGCAACTTGTCTTTTGGCTCGGAGTTTGTTTCTCAAGCTCAGATACTTGTCAAGTACGGCCTCGAGTCTCTAGTCCAGCAGCATTTCCTTCGTTCTGTTGAG gaaatttttgagaaaaatggaGCGACGAGGTTTTGGAGTCATTTTGAGCCTTACAGCAATGTTGCAGCTCTTGAAATTAATGATGATCCT ATACAAAGGGATGAGATTCAGGAAGTGTTATGTAAAGCCCTGGAAGAAATTTCGTCAGAAAAACAATACCAGGAGAAGTGCTTATGGATGTTGATTCACGCTTTACATTCTGAGTCAGCAACTAAGTCCGAGTGTCAAATTAAATCAGATGCCCAGAATGTCCCTCTTATCTCGAAGTATCAACTGATGGTGTCTTCTGTTCTAGTGACAAGTCTACCCAGGCACTTTCCTG AGATACTGCACTGGTACTTCAAGGGAAGATTGGAGGAGTTGAGTACAATTATGGAGGAAGACGATGAGAATGAAAATGAACATAAAGTTCAAGACGACATGGATGTTGATGAGAAAAGGCAACTTGTTTCTCGTAGTGGTGATATGGATGTTGATGGATGCCATCACCAGAGAGGGTTCTCAGAGAACAACAAGTTAGTAAAGAATATTGGGATGGTAGTTCGCAATCTTAGGAGTCTTGGCTTGACATCTATGGTTGAAGATGCATATGCTTCAGCAATATATTTCCTTTTGAAG GCTAAAGTACAAGATCTTGCTGGTGATGATTATCGGACTTCAGTTTTGGAGTCCATTAAAGGGTGGATACAG GCTGTCCCCCTCCAGTTCTTGCATGCACTTCTTGCATACCTTGGTGATTCCACTGATTATGCCAGCCATTCCTCTGGTCTGAAATCACCATTAGCATCACGGCCTTCTTCATGCTACTTTGGAAGTGAAGAACCTTCTGAGGGACTTGTTAGATGGCAGTTGCGGCTAGAGTATTTTGCTTATGAAACCTTGCAAGATCTAAGGATAGCCAAGCTGTTTGATATCATTGTGGATTATCCAGACAG TGCTCCTGCTATTGAAGACCTCAAGCAGTGTCTCAACTATACTGGGCAACATACAAAGCTAGTTGATTCATTTATTTCTTCACTACGATATCGGTTATTAACAGCTGGTGCCTCCACAAATGATATCTTACACCAATATGTTTCAACTATTAAAGCCCTTCGAACAATAGATCCAGCAGGTGTTTTTCTTGAGGCAGTTAGCGAGCCAATACGGGAATACCTCAAGGGTAGAAAGGACACCATCAAATGTATTGTTACAATGCTCACTGATGGGACTGGTGGAAGTAACAGTGCTTCCGGGAGCAATGGGGATAGCCTGCTTGAAGAACTAAATAGAGATGAAGAAAGCCATGAGAATACATGTACTGATGATGATATCAACATTGATGACAAGCAAGCTTGGATCAATGCTCAGTG TTGGGAACCTGATCCAATAGAGGCTGATCCATTAAAGGGAAGCAGAAATAGAAGGAAGGTTGACATACTTGGAATGATTGTTAGCATTATTGGTTCAAAGGATCAGCTGGTAAATGAATATCGTGTTATGCTGGCAGAAAAGCTTCTCAACAAACATGATTATGAAATTGACTCGGAGATTCGCACTTTGGAACTCTTGAAG ATTCATTTTGGTGAGAGTAGCATGCAACGGTGTGAAATCATGCTCAATGACCTGATTGATTCCAAAAGGACCAACACGAATATAAAAGCAACTATTAAACAGCAACCTCAAGCAG AGCAAGAGGAGCATGAAGAATCTTTGGATGTTCTCAGTGCTACAATCATATCGTCAAATTTCTGGCCACCTATCCAG GATGAAACAGTCAATTTACCTGCGCCAGTGGACCAGCTTTTAAGTGATTATGCTAAGTGGTTTAATCAAATTAAGACTCCTCGTAAACTACTCTGGAAGAAAAACCTTGGTACTGTAAAG TTGGAGTTGCAATTTGGAAACAGAGAAGTGCCATTCACTGTCACTCCTCTACAGGCTTCAATTATCATGCAATTTCAAGATCATACAAG TTGGAGCTCCAAGGATCTAGCTGCTGCTGTTGGGGTACCTGTTGATGTACTGAACAGGAGAATTAGTTTCTGGATCAGCAAG GGAGTTCTCACTGAATCAGGGGGCATGGATGCAAGTAGCCATGTCTTTACTCTGGTGGAGGCTGTTTCTGACAATAATAAAGCTGGTCCTAGCAATGGAAGCTTTGAGGAACTTATGGTGGGTGATGATGATGGGGAAAGATCAGTGGCCTCAGTCGAGGATCAGCTGCGAAAAGAAATGACTGTATACGAG AAATTTATCACGGGTATGCTTACCAATTTTGGCAGCATGGCACTGGACCGGATTCATAATACTCTCAAG ATGTTCTGCATAGCTGATCCTCCGTATGACAAATCGCTCCAACAGCTACAGAGCTTCTTATATGGTCTGGTTGCAGAAGAGAAGTTAGAATTTAGAGATGGAATGTATCTCctaaaaaaatga